In a genomic window of Chrysemys picta bellii isolate R12L10 chromosome 1, ASM1138683v2, whole genome shotgun sequence:
- the LOC135976748 gene encoding SRRM2 protein homolog rsr-2-like: MQADNRKRAPAWTVREVLDLIAVWGEDSVLAELRSKRRNAKTFEKISKGMMERGHNRDSEQCRVKVKELRQAYQKTKEANGRSGSEPRTCRFYAELHAILGGAATTTPPVIVDSGSGIVSSAMPEDSADGGEEEEEEEDELAESTQHSVLPNSQDLFLTLTEVPSQASQASTQDSDPMEGTSAAANSSSLPPPSRRLSQIRRRKKRTRDEMFSEIMESSRSDRAHLNEWKETVSKYRKEASEREDRRDQREERRDQREERRDQCEERRDARDERWRQEDQRRQDATLGLLREQTDMLRRLVELQERLLENRLPLQPLFHPPPSPCSVSSSPRRVRTRGGRLRTPSHSTPVDSPSKRLSFF; the protein is encoded by the exons atgcaggctgataatcgaaaaagagcaccagcatggaccgtgagggaggtactggatctgatcgctgtatggggagaggattcagtgcttgcagaacttcgttctaaaagacgaaatgcaaaaacttttgaaaaaatctccaagggcatgatggagagaggccacaatagggactctgagcagtgccgcgtgaaagtcaaggagctcagacaagcctatcaaaaaacaaaggaggcaaacggtcgctccgggtcagagccgcggacatgccgcttctacgccgagctgcatgcaattctagggggggctgccaccactaccccacctgtgatcgtggattctgggtcggggatagtctcatcagcgatgcctgaggattctgccgatgggggagaggaggaggaggaggaggaggatgagcttgcagagagcacacagcactccgttctccccaacagccaggatctttttctcaccctgactgaagtaccctcccaagcctcccaagccagtacccaagactctgaccccatggaagggacctcag cagctgcaaattcctcaagcctccctcctccatcccgaaggttatcacagataaggcgtcgtaagaagagaacgcgagacgagatgttttctgaaattatggaatccagccgcagtgacagagctcatctgaatgagtggaaggaaacagtttcaaagtataggaaagaagccagtgaacgtgaggacaggagggaccaacgtgaggagaggagggaccaacgtgaggagaggagggaccaatgtgaggagaggagagacgctcgagatgagaggtggcggcaggaagaccagaggaggcaggatgcaacgctggggctgctgcgtgagcaaacagacatgctccggcgtctggtggagcttcaggaacggctgctggaaaacagactgccgcttcagcccctgttccaccctcccccctccccatgttccgtatcctcctcacccagacgtgtaagaacgcggggggggaggctccgtacaccttcccattccaccccagtagacagcccaagcaaaaggctgtcatttttttaa